In a single window of the Xylanimonas protaetiae genome:
- a CDS encoding carboxylate--amine ligase encodes MTRRPQHVAPSTRRSGAGARRLQPVVLGGDIGAYSLARAFHEAFGVRSLVISGASTGLVRHSRILTHVVEPGIDDPEAIVARLRQVADEHADADLVVVASADWLVGTLVANKDRLTDRYVVPYVDLPLFERLTDKEEFGALCAELGIAHPTTVVHDVASMTEGGGEPDTSGLVFPVIAKAASSAAFHDVEYAGKRKVHAVDTREELLDLLGRVRDAGYQGAFIIQDYIPGDDSGMRILTCYSDQHGKVRFSAFGHVLLEEHAPGALGNPAGIITQLNPEVVAQATRLLEHVGWTGFANFDLKYDPRDGRYVFFELNPRLGRSQFYITAAGTNAVRFYVHDRLRGLDPEPRAVLGTNAPVNGDGALDREHLYTVLPGALLLRYLFDPRLKARTRRLLLTRKATNPLWYRAEWHPKRVAYLLVAQLNHFRKYGRHYPVAEARARWEAGR; translated from the coding sequence ATGACCCGCCGTCCGCAGCACGTCGCACCGTCCACCCGGCGGAGCGGTGCCGGCGCCCGGCGCCTGCAGCCCGTCGTCCTCGGCGGCGACATCGGCGCCTACTCGCTCGCCCGCGCGTTCCACGAGGCGTTCGGGGTGCGCTCGCTGGTCATCTCCGGCGCGTCGACGGGGCTGGTGCGCCACTCGCGCATCCTCACCCACGTGGTCGAGCCCGGCATCGACGACCCGGAGGCGATCGTCGCGCGGCTGCGCCAGGTCGCCGACGAGCACGCCGACGCCGACCTCGTCGTCGTCGCCTCGGCCGACTGGCTGGTCGGCACGCTCGTGGCCAACAAGGACCGGCTGACCGACCGCTACGTGGTGCCCTACGTCGACCTGCCGCTCTTCGAGCGGCTCACCGACAAGGAGGAGTTCGGGGCCCTGTGCGCGGAGCTCGGCATCGCGCACCCCACCACGGTCGTGCACGACGTCGCCTCGATGACGGAGGGCGGCGGGGAGCCCGACACGAGCGGGCTCGTCTTCCCCGTCATCGCGAAGGCGGCGAGCTCGGCGGCGTTCCACGACGTCGAGTACGCGGGCAAGAGGAAGGTCCACGCGGTCGACACGCGCGAGGAGCTGCTCGACCTGCTCGGCAGGGTCCGCGACGCCGGGTACCAGGGCGCGTTCATCATCCAGGACTACATCCCGGGCGACGACTCCGGGATGCGCATCCTCACGTGCTACTCCGACCAGCACGGCAAGGTGCGGTTCTCCGCGTTCGGGCACGTGCTGCTCGAGGAGCACGCCCCCGGTGCGCTCGGCAACCCGGCGGGCATCATCACGCAGCTCAACCCCGAGGTGGTCGCGCAGGCCACCCGGCTGCTCGAGCACGTCGGCTGGACCGGGTTCGCGAACTTCGACCTCAAGTACGACCCGCGCGACGGCCGCTACGTGTTCTTCGAGCTCAACCCGCGGCTCGGGCGCTCGCAGTTCTACATCACGGCAGCGGGCACGAACGCGGTGCGGTTCTACGTCCACGACCGCCTGCGCGGGCTGGACCCGGAGCCACGCGCGGTGCTCGGCACGAACGCGCCGGTGAACGGCGACGGCGCCCTCGACCGCGAGCACCTGTACACGGTGCTGCCGGGCGCGCTGCTGCTGCGCTACCTGTTCGACCCGCGCCTCAAGGCCCGCACGCGGCGCCTGCTGCTGACCCGCAAGGCCACCAACCCGCTGTGGTACCGCGCCGAGTGGCACCCGAAGCGCGTGGCGTACCTGCTGGTCGCGCAGCTCAACCACTTCCGCAAGTACGGCCGCCACTACCCGGTGGCCGAGGCGCGCGCCCGGTGGGAGGCCGGCCGATGA
- the gndA gene encoding NADP-dependent phosphogluconate dehydrogenase, whose protein sequence is MSETTTTGTAQIGVTGLAVMGRNLARNFARHGYTVAVHNRSFAKTQSLVDEAGHEGAFVPSESMADFVASLERPRKVVVMVKAGGPTDAVIEELVPLLEEGDIVIDAGNAHFPDTIRRERALREHGLHFVGTGVSGGEEGALNGPSIMPGGTAESYKWLGPILEDISAKVDGVPCCTYVGPDGAGHFVKMVHNGIEYADMQLIAEAYDLIRQATGASAAQIGTTFEAWNAGDLESFLIEITADVLQHVDAETGSAFVDVILDQAEQKGTGRWTVQNALDLGVPITGIAEATFARALSGSVPQREAGRAALTADAAAWDVADKEAFVEDVRLALYASKVVAYSQGFDQIAAASAENGWDIDRGAMARIWRGGCIIRARFLNRITEAYERNPELPLLLADPYFADAVAQGVAAWRRVVAAAATHGVPVPAFSSSLAYYDGVRAERLPAALIQAQRDFFGAHTYRRVDKDGTFHTEWSGDRTETEQ, encoded by the coding sequence ATGAGCGAGACCACGACGACGGGCACCGCGCAGATCGGTGTCACCGGCCTGGCGGTCATGGGCCGCAACCTGGCCCGCAACTTCGCCCGCCACGGGTACACCGTGGCCGTGCACAACCGCAGCTTCGCCAAGACGCAGTCCCTGGTCGACGAGGCGGGCCACGAGGGCGCCTTCGTGCCGTCCGAGTCGATGGCCGACTTCGTCGCCTCGCTCGAGCGCCCGCGCAAGGTCGTCGTCATGGTCAAGGCCGGCGGCCCGACCGACGCCGTCATCGAGGAGCTCGTCCCGCTCCTGGAGGAGGGCGACATCGTCATCGACGCCGGCAACGCCCACTTCCCCGACACGATCCGTCGCGAGCGGGCGCTGCGCGAGCACGGCCTGCACTTCGTGGGCACCGGCGTCTCGGGCGGCGAGGAGGGTGCGCTCAACGGCCCGTCGATCATGCCCGGCGGCACCGCCGAGTCGTACAAGTGGCTCGGCCCGATCCTCGAGGACATCTCGGCCAAGGTCGACGGCGTCCCCTGCTGCACGTACGTCGGCCCCGACGGCGCCGGCCACTTCGTCAAGATGGTGCACAACGGCATCGAGTACGCCGACATGCAGCTCATCGCCGAGGCGTACGACCTCATCCGCCAGGCGACCGGCGCGTCTGCCGCGCAGATCGGCACGACGTTCGAGGCGTGGAACGCGGGCGACCTCGAGTCGTTCCTCATCGAGATCACCGCCGACGTGCTCCAGCACGTCGACGCCGAGACGGGCAGCGCGTTCGTCGACGTCATCCTCGACCAGGCCGAGCAGAAGGGCACCGGCCGCTGGACGGTGCAGAACGCGCTCGACCTGGGCGTGCCGATCACCGGCATCGCCGAGGCGACGTTCGCCCGCGCCCTCTCGGGCTCCGTCCCGCAGCGCGAGGCCGGCCGCGCGGCCCTGACCGCCGACGCCGCCGCGTGGGACGTGGCGGACAAGGAGGCGTTCGTCGAGGACGTCCGCCTGGCCCTGTACGCCTCGAAGGTGGTCGCCTACTCGCAGGGCTTCGACCAGATCGCCGCGGCGTCGGCCGAGAACGGCTGGGACATCGACCGCGGGGCCATGGCCCGCATCTGGCGCGGCGGCTGCATCATCCGCGCCCGGTTCCTCAACCGCATCACCGAGGCGTACGAGCGCAACCCGGAGCTGCCGCTGCTGCTCGCCGACCCGTACTTCGCCGACGCGGTCGCCCAGGGCGTCGCGGCCTGGCGCCGCGTCGTGGCCGCCGCGGCCACGCACGGCGTGCCGGTCCCGGCGTTCTCCTCGTCGCTCGCGTACTACGACGGCGTCCGGGCCGAGCGTCTGCCCGCCGCGCTGATCCAGGCGCAGCGCGACTTCTTCGGCGCGCACACCTACCGCCGCGTCGACAAGGACGGCACGTTCCACACCGAGTGGTCCGGCGACCGCACGGAAACGGAGCAGTGA
- a CDS encoding HRDC domain-containing protein, which yields MTLPPETPEVVPLREPAGGVPEVVDTPAGLAKVVAALAGGTGPVAADCERASGYRYGQSTFLVQLRREGAGTALLDPVPLPDLSAVGAALGDVEWVLHAASQDLPGLHEHGLFPAKVFDTELAARLLGLERVGLAAVVADTLGLGLAKEHSAVDWSTRPLPVDWLRYAALDVEVLVDVRDVLADRLADAGKDAWAAQEFEAVRLAPPPAPRVDPWRRVSGTHLLRDRRKLAVVRALWEARDASARARDIAPGRVLPDRAIVAAAQALPRTAGQLVTIGEFAGKGQRRRAAYWQRAVDQAMALPETALPSLRGPSSDGPPQPRLWADRDPQAAHRLGAAREVVAALSEQHHVPVENVLQPDALRRLCWAPPASVTADSVSEFLRGRGARAWQLDLTAGPLAAALTSSPS from the coding sequence GTGACCCTGCCGCCCGAGACTCCCGAGGTCGTCCCCCTGCGCGAGCCCGCCGGCGGCGTGCCCGAGGTGGTGGACACGCCCGCGGGGCTGGCCAAGGTGGTCGCCGCGCTCGCCGGCGGGACGGGCCCTGTCGCGGCCGACTGCGAGCGCGCGTCGGGCTACCGCTACGGGCAGTCGACGTTCCTGGTGCAGCTGCGCCGCGAGGGCGCGGGCACCGCGCTGCTCGACCCGGTGCCGCTGCCCGACCTGTCGGCGGTCGGCGCCGCGCTGGGCGACGTCGAGTGGGTGCTGCACGCGGCCTCCCAGGACCTGCCCGGCCTCCACGAGCACGGCCTGTTCCCGGCGAAGGTGTTCGACACCGAGCTCGCCGCGCGCCTCCTGGGGCTCGAGCGCGTGGGCCTGGCGGCCGTCGTCGCCGACACCCTGGGGCTGGGGCTGGCCAAGGAGCACTCGGCGGTGGACTGGTCCACGCGGCCGCTGCCCGTGGACTGGCTGCGGTACGCCGCGCTCGATGTCGAGGTGCTCGTGGACGTCCGCGACGTGCTCGCCGACCGGCTCGCCGACGCCGGCAAGGACGCGTGGGCCGCGCAGGAGTTCGAGGCCGTGCGCCTCGCTCCCCCGCCGGCGCCGCGCGTCGACCCGTGGCGCCGTGTCTCGGGCACGCACCTGCTGCGCGACCGCCGCAAGCTCGCCGTCGTCCGGGCGCTGTGGGAGGCGCGCGACGCCTCCGCGCGGGCGCGGGACATCGCGCCGGGCCGCGTGCTGCCGGACCGCGCGATCGTCGCCGCCGCGCAGGCGCTCCCGCGCACCGCGGGCCAGCTCGTGACGATCGGCGAGTTCGCGGGCAAGGGCCAGCGGCGTCGGGCCGCGTACTGGCAGCGCGCGGTCGACCAGGCGATGGCCCTGCCGGAGACGGCGCTGCCGAGCCTGCGCGGGCCGTCGTCGGACGGGCCGCCGCAGCCGCGCCTGTGGGCGGACCGCGACCCGCAGGCGGCCCACCGCCTCGGCGCCGCCCGCGAGGTGGTGGCCGCACTGTCGGAGCAGCACCACGTGCCGGTCGAGAACGTGCTCCAGCCCGACGCGCTGCGCCGCCTGTGCTGGGCTCCCCCGGCGTCCGTCACCGCGGACTCCGTCTCAGAGTTCCTTCGCGGGCGCGGCGCCCGGGCGTGGCAGCTCGACCTCACGGCGGGACCGCTCGCCGCGGCGCTGACGTCGTCACCTTCGTAG
- a CDS encoding chorismate-binding protein, with amino-acid sequence MPISPSWARFAGRLAVDVVECVDVAREPERLRSGLWFVVVDFEADLGGGTTGRPGRARAWRFASVHQEAPDDATEGAWTGPASDAWTSSMDRAGYEAAVEHVREHVLEGDVYQANVCRVLSAPLPAADDGAEPNAAALARVLGASNPAPYAAAIHVPAGGDVEPVWVVSASPELYLSLSGGVLATGPIKGTARTPDGLGAKDRAENVMITDLVRNDLQHVCLPGTVEVTDLLAVEHHPGLVHLVSRVRGLLRAPDAPDLWAQVLAGTFPPGSVSGAPKSSALRIIRALEPVARGPYCGAVGWVDGDAGTAELNVGIRTFWWDDGVLRFGTGAGITWGSDPAAEWRETELKAARLVGLASAAR; translated from the coding sequence GTGCCCATCTCCCCGTCCTGGGCCCGGTTCGCGGGCCGGCTCGCCGTCGACGTCGTCGAGTGCGTCGACGTCGCGCGCGAGCCCGAACGGCTGCGCTCCGGGCTGTGGTTCGTCGTCGTCGACTTCGAGGCGGACCTGGGGGGCGGGACCACCGGACGCCCTGGTCGGGCGCGTGCGTGGCGCTTCGCGTCCGTGCACCAGGAGGCGCCCGACGACGCGACGGAGGGCGCCTGGACCGGGCCGGCGTCGGACGCCTGGACGAGCTCGATGGACCGCGCCGGCTACGAGGCCGCCGTCGAGCACGTGCGCGAGCACGTGCTCGAGGGGGACGTGTACCAGGCCAACGTCTGCCGGGTGCTGTCCGCCCCGCTGCCCGCGGCCGACGACGGCGCGGAGCCGAACGCCGCGGCCCTCGCCCGCGTGCTCGGGGCGAGCAACCCCGCCCCGTACGCCGCCGCGATCCACGTGCCGGCCGGGGGCGACGTCGAGCCCGTCTGGGTGGTGTCGGCGTCGCCGGAGCTCTACCTGTCGCTCTCCGGCGGCGTGCTCGCCACGGGACCCATCAAGGGCACGGCGCGCACGCCCGACGGGCTCGGCGCCAAGGACCGCGCCGAGAACGTCATGATCACCGACCTGGTGCGCAACGACCTTCAGCACGTGTGCCTGCCCGGCACCGTCGAGGTGACCGACCTGCTCGCCGTCGAGCACCATCCCGGGCTGGTGCACCTGGTCTCGCGCGTGCGCGGCCTGCTGCGCGCGCCCGACGCGCCCGACCTGTGGGCGCAGGTGCTGGCCGGGACGTTCCCGCCCGGGTCGGTGTCGGGGGCGCCGAAGTCGTCGGCGCTGCGGATCATCCGGGCGCTCGAACCCGTGGCTCGCGGGCCGTACTGCGGAGCCGTCGGCTGGGTGGACGGGGACGCCGGGACGGCGGAGCTCAACGTCGGGATCCGGACGTTCTGGTGGGACGACGGCGTGCTGCGGTTCGGCACCGGGGCCGGGATCACCTGGGGGAGCGACCCGGCGGCCGAGTGGCGCGAGACGGAGCTCAAGGCCGCACGGCTCGTGGGGCTGGCCTCCGCTGCGCGATGA
- a CDS encoding PPK2 family polyphosphate kinase, which produces MSGRHSKHDLESTRDDDALRDLEKKWTDSPARALRWHKDLDVRGLDCNSAPGYDGDKSDGEELVAAHADELSELQERLFADGRSGGTRSVLLILQGLDTAGKGGIVRHVVGLVDPQGVMHRAFGVPTAEEASHGYLWRIRNALPRPGYIGVFDRSHYEQVLVVRVDGLEPEETWRAHYDEINAFESELAAAGTTIVKVAMFVSKDEQKARLAERLDRPDKYWKYNPGDLKTRARFGDYLDAYQEMLERTSTDVAPWHVVPADKKWFARLAVTELLLGALRALDLGWPPADFDVEEQKTLLAES; this is translated from the coding sequence ATGAGCGGACGTCACAGCAAGCACGACCTGGAGTCCACGCGCGACGACGACGCGCTGCGCGACCTCGAGAAGAAGTGGACCGACTCCCCTGCCCGCGCGCTGCGGTGGCACAAGGACCTCGACGTGCGCGGGCTCGACTGCAACTCCGCGCCGGGCTACGACGGCGACAAGAGCGACGGCGAGGAGCTCGTGGCGGCGCACGCCGACGAGCTCAGCGAGCTCCAGGAGCGGCTCTTCGCCGACGGCCGCTCCGGCGGCACCCGGTCGGTGCTGCTGATCCTCCAGGGCCTCGACACGGCGGGCAAGGGCGGCATCGTGCGGCACGTCGTCGGGCTCGTGGACCCGCAGGGCGTCATGCACCGCGCGTTCGGCGTGCCGACGGCGGAGGAGGCGTCGCACGGCTACCTGTGGCGCATCCGCAACGCGCTGCCCCGGCCCGGGTACATCGGCGTGTTCGACCGGTCGCACTACGAGCAGGTGCTCGTCGTGCGCGTCGACGGCCTCGAGCCGGAGGAGACGTGGCGGGCCCACTACGACGAGATCAACGCCTTCGAGTCCGAGCTCGCCGCGGCGGGGACCACGATCGTCAAGGTCGCGATGTTCGTCTCCAAGGACGAGCAGAAGGCCCGCCTGGCCGAGCGGCTCGACCGGCCCGACAAGTACTGGAAGTACAACCCCGGCGACCTGAAGACGCGGGCCCGGTTCGGCGACTACCTGGACGCGTACCAGGAGATGCTGGAGAGGACGTCCACCGACGTCGCGCCCTGGCACGTCGTTCCCGCCGACAAGAAGTGGTTCGCCCGCCTCGCGGTCACCGAGCTGCTGCTCGGCGCCCTGCGCGCGCTCGACCTGGGCTGGCCGCCGGCGGACTTCGACGTCGAGGAGCAGAAGACGCTGCTCGCGGAGTCCTGA
- a CDS encoding DUF2277 domain-containing protein: protein MCRNITTLRGLEPPATDEEIRAAAEQFVRKVTGVQRSAAAASREPCERATTEIAAIVDALLAELPERKVPPKNLPPLRREEVKARIAARMREREEHERLHELGIAHTH, encoded by the coding sequence ATGTGCCGGAACATCACCACCCTGCGCGGGCTCGAGCCGCCCGCGACCGACGAGGAGATCCGCGCCGCCGCGGAGCAGTTCGTCCGCAAGGTGACCGGGGTGCAGCGCAGCGCCGCCGCGGCGTCCCGGGAGCCGTGCGAGCGGGCCACCACGGAGATCGCCGCGATCGTCGACGCGCTGCTCGCCGAGCTGCCGGAGCGCAAGGTGCCGCCGAAGAACCTGCCCCCGCTGCGCCGCGAGGAGGTCAAGGCTCGCATCGCCGCGCGCATGCGCGAACGTGAGGAGCACGAGCGCCTGCACGAGCTCGGCATAGCCCACACGCACTGA
- the zapE gene encoding cell division protein ZapE has product MTSATIDPADTDVHGPASLTAVRPAASPQRLLADLVPPRHFTDARFDTYRANPAFPSQGATLARLREVADAVAAPPRRGLFARKTPTAPAVYLDGGFGVGKTHLLASLAHAVGVEHTAYGTFVEYTNLVGALGFQNTVAALAAKKLVCIDEFELDDAGDTTLMSRLLRELTDRGVALAATSNTLPEALGEGRFAAEDFLREIQALAARFEVLRVDGDDFRHRAVVTDSRPLPADVVEAYAAARPDATCDRFGDLLDHLATVHPSRYGALLDGVGLVALTDVAPVTRVEVALRLVVLVDRLYDNDVPVLLAGGGEDALFTPEMLRGGYRKKYFRALSRLGALAEDGRALASAA; this is encoded by the coding sequence GTGACGAGCGCCACGATCGACCCCGCCGACACCGACGTGCACGGCCCGGCGTCCCTCACGGCAGTCCGGCCGGCGGCCTCCCCGCAGCGCCTCCTGGCCGACCTCGTACCCCCGCGGCACTTCACCGACGCGCGCTTCGACACCTACCGCGCCAACCCCGCGTTCCCCAGCCAGGGCGCCACGCTCGCCCGGCTGCGCGAGGTGGCCGACGCCGTCGCCGCCCCGCCCCGCCGCGGCCTCTTCGCCCGCAAGACGCCCACCGCTCCCGCCGTCTATCTCGACGGCGGCTTCGGCGTTGGCAAGACGCACCTGCTCGCCTCGCTCGCCCACGCGGTCGGCGTCGAGCACACCGCGTACGGCACCTTCGTCGAGTACACCAACCTCGTGGGCGCGCTCGGCTTCCAGAACACCGTCGCCGCCCTCGCCGCCAAGAAGCTCGTCTGCATCGACGAGTTCGAGCTCGACGACGCCGGCGACACCACCCTCATGAGCCGCCTGCTGCGCGAGCTCACCGACCGCGGCGTGGCGCTCGCGGCCACGAGCAACACGCTGCCCGAGGCGCTGGGGGAGGGCCGGTTCGCCGCCGAGGACTTCCTGCGCGAGATCCAGGCGCTCGCCGCGCGCTTCGAGGTGCTGCGCGTGGACGGCGACGACTTCCGGCACCGCGCCGTCGTCACCGACTCCCGCCCGCTGCCCGCCGACGTCGTCGAGGCCTACGCCGCCGCACGCCCCGACGCCACGTGCGACCGGTTCGGCGACCTGCTCGACCACCTCGCCACGGTGCACCCGAGCCGCTACGGGGCGCTGCTCGACGGCGTCGGGCTCGTGGCGCTCACGGACGTCGCGCCGGTGACGCGCGTCGAGGTCGCGCTGCGGCTCGTCGTGCTCGTGGACCGGCTGTACGACAACGACGTGCCGGTACTGCTCGCGGGCGGCGGCGAGGACGCGCTCTTCACGCCCGAGATGCTGCGCGGCGGGTACCGCAAGAAGTACTTCCGGGCGCTGTCGCGGCTCGGGGCGCTGGCCGAGGACGGCCGGGCGCTCGCCTCCGCGGCCTGA
- a CDS encoding dihydrofolate reductase family protein, with amino-acid sequence MPLPALTLLVPQSRPVPPDDAEADLLALYAHAPGVVRANMIASVDGGAWGPDHVSGSINDAADWRVFRVLRALADVVVVGAGTARAEQYTQLGRPDGLEHLREAPLELALVTRSGDVPPVLAQAERPPFVITGARGAAAAHAALPPERVIVVPTAGDTSDAAGPHAGAAPPHASDVDVAAGLAALAEHGLARVLCEGGPHLLADLLAAGRVDELCVTTAPLLVGPGASRIVAGEAPAATPPQARLGHLLHAPGTGTLLARWLVPRA; translated from the coding sequence ATGCCCCTGCCCGCGCTGACCCTGCTGGTCCCGCAGTCCCGCCCGGTGCCGCCCGACGACGCCGAGGCCGACCTGCTCGCCCTCTACGCGCACGCGCCCGGCGTCGTGCGGGCGAACATGATCGCGTCGGTGGACGGCGGCGCGTGGGGTCCGGACCACGTCTCGGGGTCGATCAACGACGCCGCCGACTGGCGGGTGTTCCGCGTGCTGCGGGCGCTGGCCGACGTCGTCGTCGTCGGGGCGGGGACGGCCCGGGCCGAGCAGTACACCCAGCTCGGGCGCCCGGACGGGCTGGAGCACCTGCGGGAGGCGCCGCTGGAGCTGGCGCTGGTCACGCGCAGCGGCGACGTGCCGCCCGTGCTCGCGCAGGCGGAGCGGCCGCCGTTCGTCATCACGGGGGCGCGCGGCGCGGCGGCGGCGCACGCGGCGCTGCCACCGGAGCGGGTGATCGTCGTCCCGACGGCCGGTGACACCTCCGACGCCGCGGGCCCGCACGCGGGGGCCGCCCCGCCGCACGCCTCGGACGTCGACGTCGCCGCGGGCCTGGCGGCGCTCGCCGAGCACGGGCTGGCACGCGTGCTGTGCGAGGGCGGCCCGCACCTCCTGGCCGACCTGCTGGCCGCCGGGCGGGTCGACGAGCTGTGCGTGACGACGGCGCCGCTGCTCGTGGGACCCGGCGCGAGCAGGATCGTCGCGGGCGAGGCGCCCGCCGCCACGCCGCCGCAGGCACGCCTCGGGCACCTGCTCCACGCCCCCGGCACGGGGACGCTCCTGGCCCGCTGGCTCGTGCCACGCGCCTGA
- a CDS encoding aspartate/glutamate racemase family protein: protein MSQPLVGVLGGVGPLATAYFLQRVVVSTQAERDQDHVDLLVLNHATIPDRTAFVLGASPEDPGPVLAADARRLEGFGVDFLVMPCNTAHYFTQQVLEAITVPFVSIIDVTVAAALERAPGLGAVGLLATAGTVASRVYHDAFAARGVEVLTPDGNDTAGDQTMINSIIYDQVKAGLPADVDALRAVAARLVERGAGVVVLGCTELSVAAVDHDLLDEAPFLDSMDELVRATVVRAGHQVRPRAEQG, encoded by the coding sequence ATGAGCCAGCCGCTGGTGGGCGTGCTCGGCGGCGTCGGGCCGCTCGCCACCGCGTACTTCCTCCAGCGCGTCGTCGTCTCGACGCAGGCGGAGCGCGACCAGGACCACGTCGACCTGCTGGTGCTCAACCACGCGACCATCCCGGACCGCACGGCGTTCGTGCTCGGCGCCTCGCCCGAGGACCCGGGCCCGGTGCTCGCGGCGGACGCGCGCCGCCTGGAGGGGTTCGGCGTCGACTTCCTGGTCATGCCGTGCAACACCGCGCACTACTTCACGCAGCAGGTGCTCGAGGCGATCACGGTGCCGTTCGTGTCGATCATCGACGTGACGGTGGCCGCGGCGCTCGAGCGGGCGCCGGGGCTCGGCGCCGTCGGCCTGCTCGCCACCGCGGGCACGGTCGCGTCACGGGTGTACCACGACGCGTTCGCCGCGCGCGGCGTCGAGGTGCTCACGCCCGACGGCAATGACACCGCGGGCGACCAGACGATGATCAACTCGATCATCTACGACCAGGTCAAGGCGGGCCTGCCCGCCGACGTCGACGCGCTGCGGGCCGTGGCCGCGCGGCTCGTGGAGCGCGGCGCCGGCGTCGTCGTGCTGGGGTGCACGGAGCTGTCCGTCGCGGCGGTGGACCACGACCTGCTCGACGAGGCGCCGTTCCTGGACTCCATGGACGAGCTCGTGCGGGCGACCGTCGTGCGCGCCGGCCACCAGGTGCGGCCCCGGGCCGAGCAGGGCTGA
- a CDS encoding DUF3000 domain-containing protein, producing the protein MTSDRREIPDRFAAALQSMRRPRLRPEVHLEEVPGPGRVAPWSAALEGEVVVSGLELATGRFVVLHDPAGQETWQGDFRVVTLVRATLEPEMAADPLLGDVAWSWVTETFDDAGVQVLALGGTVTRVLSTSFGALSGTPDAVDLELRASWTPTDTDLGTHLHLWVDLMATAGGLPPLPDGVTALTSRRTGIR; encoded by the coding sequence GTGACCTCGGACAGACGGGAGATCCCCGACCGGTTCGCGGCCGCGCTGCAGTCGATGCGCAGGCCGCGGCTCCGCCCTGAGGTGCATCTCGAGGAGGTGCCCGGACCGGGGCGGGTCGCGCCGTGGAGCGCGGCGCTGGAGGGCGAGGTGGTGGTCAGCGGGCTCGAGCTCGCGACGGGCCGCTTCGTCGTCCTGCACGACCCTGCCGGCCAGGAGACCTGGCAGGGCGACTTCCGCGTGGTCACGCTGGTCCGCGCGACGCTGGAGCCCGAGATGGCCGCCGACCCGCTGCTCGGCGACGTCGCGTGGAGCTGGGTCACCGAGACGTTCGACGACGCCGGCGTCCAGGTGCTCGCGCTCGGCGGCACGGTCACGCGCGTCCTGTCCACGAGCTTCGGCGCCCTGTCCGGCACGCCCGACGCCGTCGACCTCGAGCTGCGCGCCTCGTGGACGCCGACGGACACGGACCTGGGCACGCACCTGCACCTGTGGGTCGACCTCATGGCCACGGCGGGCGGGCTGCCGCCCCTGCCGGACGGCGTCACGGCGCTGACCTCCCGGCGAACCGGCATACGGTAG